From a single Rutidosis leptorrhynchoides isolate AG116_Rl617_1_P2 chromosome 5, CSIRO_AGI_Rlap_v1, whole genome shotgun sequence genomic region:
- the LOC139850230 gene encoding uncharacterized protein has translation MVEQPRGVDTYYQSGDFEDHSPILYPAPPGGNNRRFEVRPQLISILPTYRGMANEEPYEHITEFNEICATNLVNGFTDDEVQEVCEICGDPSHFAYRCRNGIPSEIDNVAESKGNREPGTIPNYTVLNPNHKEQGKGHSVNMEEVSENDNHGEGVKKTEPIVNETGEAETESKTVPFPKALESPNQFPYGKKGPQPEDMWETFKQVKINLPLLDAIRQVPSYAKFLTDICTEKRKQRATLPKKVELTEHLSDVVSGTLPPKFKDPGTPLIAVTVGNVNVKKALLDLGASINILLFCLVDRFELGLMKRTVIIIQLADQSIKTPRGILEDVIVKVEDFYYPVDFVVMDIEPRNRDAQPTIILGRLFLATINAYINCRTGAMDISFGNRKMRINIFNSLHTPNVHECYWIDVIDELVEKHTSHLITNDPVEILCLGDEEDVECEEIKAVELAVASTMDARLPPWTHKYEPLPKSIDTNTRPSLESPPTLELKNLPSHLKYAFLGTNGTLPVIIASDLTGVQEKALIEVLHKYKVAIGWTIADLKGISPSVCMHRIVTDPEVKPARDTQCRLNPNMQEVVKKEVLKWLDAGIIFLISHSQWVSPTQTVPKKAGITVMETEEGEKITTGPVTGWWVCIDYRKLNAATSKDHFPLPFIDQIIEKLSVKDAPFDFDDQCKEAFNTLKRKLTEAPILQSPDWTKPFEIMCDASVFAAGAVLGQRVDRKPVVIYYASKTFSDAQVNYTTTEKELLAVVFALDKFRSYLWGSKVVVFSDHSALRHLLEKKESKPRFIRWILLLQEFDLKIRDKKGIENVVADHLSRIPPPPFDPAKPIQENFPDECLFSVVQIPEHWNKHKRDYFLSQVKHYIWEDPVLYRIGPEQIIRRCVAEDEHKDILVHCHTFACGGHYGVKKTGNITIQIVAGITIMVVGLGGFVGMKHIEANGWCSKPKKKYGIMVAAEKQHNNSNSSGYHNNGGGFRWLRGNETDRSKRMVFSTKTEIWNNGCS, from the exons TGAGatttgtggagatccttctcaCTTTGCATACAGATGCAGAAATGGGATTCCATCG GAGATCGATAATGTAGCGGAAAGTAAGGGAAATAGGGAACCAGGTACAATCCCAAACTACACGGTTCTAAATCCGAATCATAAGGAGCAAGGAAAAGGGCATAGTGTTAACATG GAAGAGGTAAGTGAAAATGATAACCATGGGGAGGGGGTGAAAAAGACCGAACCAATCGTTAATGAGACCGGGGAAGCGGAGACGGAATCAAAAACCGTCCCATTTCCCAAGGCCTTAGAGTCCCCaaaccaattcccttatgggaaaaagggaccaCAACCAGAGGACATGTGGGAAACATTTAAACAGGTTAAGATAAATTTGCCCCTTCTCGATGCTATTAGGCAAGTCCCGTCTTATGCTAAATTTTTAACGGACATTTGCACTGAAAAGAGGAAGCAAAGGGCGACTTTACCTAAAAAGGTGGAACTAACCGAGCACCTAAGTGATGTTGTTTCAGGTAcacttccacctaagtttaaggacccaGGGACCCCATTGATAGCTGTGACTGTAGGAAATGTGAATGTGAAAAAGGCGTTGTTGGACCTAGGAGCTAGCATCAATATTTTACTTTTTTGTCTAGTTGACCGATTTGAATTGGGCCTAATGAAAAGAACCGTCATAATTATTCAACTAGCGGACCAATCAATTAAAACGCCTAGGGGGATATTAGAAGATGTAATAGTAAAAGTGGAGGATTTCTATTACCCAGTTGACTTTGTTGTTATGGATATTGAACCTAGGAATAGGGATGCCCAACCCACTATAATCTTGGGACGCCTGTTCTTGGCCACCATTAATGCTTACATTAATTGTCGAACGGGTGCTATGGACATATCTTTCGGTAATCGCAAGATGAGGATTAATATCTTTAATTCTCTTCATACACCGAATGTCCATGAATGCTATTGGATAGATGTGATTGATGAATTAGTGGAAAAACATACTTCGCACCTAATAACCAACGACCCAGTAGAAATATTATGCTTAGGTGATGAAGAGGATGTTGAGTGTGAAGAGATCAAGGCAGTAGAATTAGCAGTAGCAAGTACAATGGATGCTAGGTTGCCACCGTGGACTCATAAATATGAGCCACTACCTAAATCCATTGATACTAATACGAGACCTTCACTAGAGTCACCACCGACTCTTGAGTTAAAAAACTTACCTTCTCATTTGAAGTATGCATTTTTGGGTACTAACGGCACTTTGCCAGTTATTATTGCTTCAGATTTGACAGGTGTGCAGGAAAAAGCTTTAATAGAAGTACTTCATAAGTACAAGGTAGCAATAGGATGGACTATAGCTGATTTGAAAGGGATAAGTCCCTCAGTGTGTATGCATAGGATAGTTACAGATCCGGAGGTTAAACCTGCTCGTGATACACAATGCAGGTTAAACCCGAACATGCAGGAGGTTGTAAAGAAGGAAGTTCTCAAGTGGTTAGATGCGGGGATTATTTTCCTTATTTCACACAGTCAGTGGGTAAGCCCCACGCAAACAGTGCCAAAGAAAGCTGGGATAACGGTTATGGAAACTGAGGAAGGTGAAAAGATCACAACCGGTCCCGTGACGGGTTGgtgggtatgtattgattacaggaaGCTAAACGCTGCAACTTCAAAGGATCACTTTcccttgccttttattgatcaaatcatCGAAAAGTTGTCAG TAAAAGACGCACCTTTTGACTTTGATGACCAATGTAAGGAAGCATTCAATACCCTTAAGCGTAAGTTGACCGAAGCACCCATTTTGCAATCACCCGATTGGACCAAACCATTTGAAATTATGTGCGATGCTAGTGTTTTTGCGGCTGGGGCTGTTTTGGGTCAAAGAGTTGATAGGAAACCGGTTGTtatctattatgctagtaagacgttctcGGATGCCCAAGTGAACTATACCACAACCGAGAAGGAATTATTAGCGGTAGTGTTTGCCTTAGACAAATTTAGATCATACTTGTGGGGGTCTAAGGTAGTTGTCTTTTCGGACCATAGTGCCTTAAGGCACTTGCTTGAGAAGAAAGAGTCTAAGCCTAGATTTATTAGGTGGATTTTATTGCTACAAGAGTTTGATTTGAAAATAAGAGATAAAAAGGGTATAGAAAATGTGGTAGCTGACCATTTATCTAGGATACCCCCGCCACCGTTTGACCCTGCTAAACCAATCCAGGAAAATTTCCCGGACGAGTGTTTGTTTAGTGTTGTGCAG ATACCGGAGCATTGGAACAAGCACAAGAGGGATTACTTTTTATCGCAGGTTAAGCATTATATTTGGGAGGACCCGGTTCTTTACCGAATTGGACCCGAGCAAATCATAAGAAGATGTGTGGCGGAAGATGAGCATAAGGACATTCTAGTTCATTGTCATACTTTCGCATGTGGAGGACACTACGGAGTCAAGAAAACCGG CAACATAACGATTCAAATAGTAGCGGGTATCACAATAATGGTGGTGGGTTTAGGTGGCTTCGTGGGAATGAAACATATAGAAGCAAACGGATGGTGTTCTAAACCAAAAAAGAAATATGGAATAATGGTTGCAGCTGAAAAG CAACATAACAATTCAAATAGTAGCGGGTATCACAATAATGGTGGTGGGTTTAGGTGGCTTCGTGGGAATGAAACAGATAGAAGCAAACGGATGGTGTTCTCGACCAAAACAGAAATATGGAATAATGGTTGCAGCTGA